In a genomic window of Candidatus Methylomirabilota bacterium:
- a CDS encoding polymer-forming cytoskeletal protein, with the protein MARQMRNRVNKEREKYFIGKSLVLRGEISGEGDVQVEGEFEGKINLAGTVVIREGGKVHGDISATHITVAGLVRGDLMASGRVELSPTCQLVGSVQSKVLIVREGAVVKGKLKAETPLSPAAEFAEIARLVQQRDGRDL; encoded by the coding sequence ATGGCACGGCAGATGCGGAACAGGGTGAATAAGGAAAGGGAAAAATACTTCATCGGGAAGAGTTTGGTCCTCCGGGGCGAGATTTCCGGTGAGGGGGACGTCCAGGTGGAAGGCGAGTTCGAGGGAAAGATCAACCTCGCCGGGACCGTCGTCATTCGCGAAGGGGGGAAGGTCCACGGGGACATCTCCGCCACTCACATTACTGTGGCCGGACTGGTTCGGGGAGATCTTATGGCCTCGGGCAGGGTGGAACTGTCACCGACATGCCAGCTCGTGGGGTCCGTCCAGAGCAAGGTGCTGATCGTACGGGAGGGGGCGGTGGTGAAAGGAAAGCTCAAAGCAGAAACTCCACTGAGTCCAGCCGCGGAGTTCGCCGAAATCGCCCGGCTGGTTCAACAGAGGGATGGACGGGACCTCTAG